From Etheostoma spectabile isolate EspeVRDwgs_2016 chromosome 19, UIUC_Espe_1.0, whole genome shotgun sequence, the proteins below share one genomic window:
- the si:cabz01076231.1 gene encoding calcium-binding protein 2, with product MSKAGVRTPSTTSVDSATTDGSKDGSRSSSVSEAPKKSSKKSKKTTESMIKVYNSVLNSVFGAERELAQAELDELQEAFKEFDYDQDGYLNYKDVAECMRTMGYMPTEMELLEIVQQIKMRMGGLMDFEDFTELMGPRMMGETADMLGLKELQSAFVQFDLDGDGKITQDEMKEAIKSMLGEKLKKGELEEILKELDINADGSIDFEEFVMMLSIR from the exons ATGTCCAAGGCAGGAGTGCGGACACCCTCCACAACGTCTGTCGACTCAGCCACAACAGATGG GAGCAAAGATGGTTCCCGATCGAGTTCAGTCTCAGAAGCACCCAAGAAATCATCAAAGAAGTCCAAGAAAACCACAGAGAGCATGATCAAAGTCTACAACTCTGTGCTCAACAGTGTTTTTGGGGCG GAGAGAGAATTAGCTCAGGCTGAGTTGGACG AGTTACAAGAGGCCTTCAAAGAGTTTGACTACGATCAAGATGGATACTTGAACTACAAGGATGTGGCTGAATGCATGAGGACCATGGGATACATGCCCACAGAAATGGAGCTGCTGGAGATAGTACAACAGATAAAGATGAGAA TGGGCGGGTTAATGGACTTTGAAGACTTTACTGAGCTAATGGGACCCAGGATGATGGGAGAGACTGCGGACATGCTTGGACTCAAAGAGCTCCAGTCGGCCTTTGTACAG tttgaccTTGATGGAGATGGAAAGATCACCCAAGATGAGATGAAGGAGGCAATCAAGTCGATGCTGGGGGAAAAGCTGAAGAAAGGGGAACTGGAGGAGATCTTAAAGGAGCTGGACATTAACGCAGATGGAAGCATTGACTTTGAAG AGTTTGTGATGATGCTCTCCATTCGCTAG